From a single Vibrio toranzoniae genomic region:
- a CDS encoding glycosyltransferase family 2 protein, with product MKLIIQIPCYNEASNLKSVIDDLPSKISGIDNIEILVIDDGSTDGTVTLAKKLGVQHIVSSNKNKGLAYTFHLGLEACIKHKADIIVNTDGDNQYNGLDIPKLVEPILANRADIVVGDRGGYDNKHFSFSKRTLQVFGSYIISKATGLDVKDSVSGFRAISRPAAQQINIVSEFSYTIEMLIQASAKKLNVISIPIRTNKKTRESRLFSSIPNFFKNVYFYLDSHIYNVQTITRFFYCRLHHDRDRLNANCSFPILLYDWSR from the coding sequence TTGAAACTTATTATTCAAATTCCCTGCTATAACGAAGCTAGTAACCTCAAATCGGTTATCGATGATTTACCGTCTAAAATTTCGGGTATTGACAATATAGAGATACTTGTCATAGATGACGGTTCTACAGATGGGACAGTAACTTTAGCAAAAAAGTTAGGTGTCCAGCATATAGTAAGTAGCAACAAGAATAAGGGGTTAGCCTACACTTTTCACCTTGGTTTAGAAGCATGTATCAAACATAAGGCCGACATCATTGTTAATACTGATGGAGACAACCAATATAACGGTTTGGACATTCCTAAATTAGTCGAGCCAATACTAGCTAATAGAGCTGATATCGTTGTCGGAGACAGAGGGGGATATGACAATAAACATTTCTCCTTTTCCAAGCGGACTCTTCAAGTCTTTGGTAGCTACATTATTTCAAAAGCAACAGGCTTGGATGTAAAAGATTCGGTTAGCGGCTTTCGTGCCATATCAAGACCGGCAGCGCAGCAAATAAACATAGTGTCAGAGTTCAGTTACACTATAGAAATGCTCATACAAGCTAGTGCAAAAAAGCTCAATGTAATATCTATTCCAATCCGAACTAACAAAAAAACACGAGAATCTAGACTCTTTTCGAGCATTCCCAACTTTTTTAAGAATGTCTATTTCTACCTTGATTCGCATATATACAATGTACAAACCATTACGCGTTTTTTTTATTGTCGGTTGCATCATGACCGTGACAGGCTTAATGCCAATTGTTCGTTTCCTATACTTCTTTATGATTGGAGCAGGTGA
- a CDS encoding lysylphosphatidylglycerol synthase domain-containing protein, whose protein sequence is MINIREQAKRLGWLLSTLLIIWFVYQSFTKLSIWHSVYWNYDLLLVLIGSILLYCLTTMNGGLVSYYLLRSIGEPKGSATQVISIYLIAQLAKYLPGNVAHHIGRLVLSEKLHLKRSRVLLSMLIETIWVIGVVVCLAIYYATHNKNDFIEVSSTQATVIVLVLTGVSIFLGPVIFRHWFNRIGSWFLLRQEVVPRENLTLPTLPVVTASLVTYFFNHLILGAIIYLLGAILFDLWASDILTLGSIFAVAWIVGFFTPGSPAGIGVREFVLISLLHPIYGPEASLAITMVLRLTTISGDTATWLIGYFMWSRSDTKTTYD, encoded by the coding sequence GTGATAAATATACGAGAACAGGCTAAGAGATTAGGCTGGCTTCTGTCAACCTTACTCATTATCTGGTTCGTTTATCAATCCTTTACCAAGCTATCAATCTGGCACTCCGTATATTGGAATTATGACTTACTACTTGTGCTAATAGGAAGTATTCTTCTTTATTGTTTAACTACAATGAATGGCGGATTGGTTAGTTACTACCTACTAAGATCGATAGGAGAACCTAAGGGCAGTGCCACTCAGGTTATTTCAATATACCTAATTGCCCAACTAGCAAAATACTTACCTGGCAACGTAGCCCACCATATAGGACGACTAGTACTATCAGAAAAGTTACATTTGAAACGTAGCAGAGTACTCCTGAGTATGCTTATCGAAACTATTTGGGTTATTGGAGTCGTTGTTTGTTTGGCTATTTATTACGCAACCCACAATAAGAACGACTTCATAGAAGTATCATCGACACAAGCAACAGTAATAGTACTCGTGTTAACTGGAGTTTCCATTTTTTTGGGTCCAGTCATTTTCAGACACTGGTTTAATCGAATTGGTTCTTGGTTTTTACTTAGGCAAGAGGTAGTGCCAAGAGAAAACCTCACACTCCCTACACTACCGGTTGTCACAGCAAGTTTGGTTACTTACTTTTTTAATCATTTGATATTGGGTGCAATAATATATTTACTCGGTGCAATACTATTCGATCTTTGGGCTTCCGATATCTTAACGCTAGGCAGTATTTTTGCAGTCGCTTGGATTGTAGGCTTTTTTACCCCTGGTTCTCCCGCTGGTATAGGTGTGCGGGAGTTCGTTCTGATTAGCTTACTTCACCCCATTTACGGTCCTGAAGCTTCCTTAGCTATAACAATGGTTTTGCGTCTAACAACTATCTCCGGCGATACTGCCACTTGGCTCATTGGTTACTTTATGTGGTCGCGGTCTGATACAAAGACGACATATGACTAA
- a CDS encoding VirK/YbjX family protein: protein MNVVRMGIDANVHKNKGKYKAIIKFAARALFYYSDTKKMNENFSSVERKLLFKRQPNFLSKFVTPYLCTDFSKKEKIEILSKHYDWFEDKFTTEARHKIYNERLNLLELEIGDQIYFLNLSFERNSRKEGELTLSLTDSILNKMYTISFSVFNNDIYIGGVQGGANDNGFSRAFTKEFYGLRPKSFMVETLRLMATSLGINHIYAVNETGHVSNSLRYGKKGKEISLKYNCLWEEHDGQQHDKCFYVLPIQSTRKDLEALKRQKRKLYRERYAWLDLYEQDLHNVISQHTNGADMQPIQLAKASGFNAVK, encoded by the coding sequence ATGAATGTAGTTCGCATGGGAATTGACGCTAATGTCCATAAGAATAAGGGAAAGTACAAAGCGATAATTAAGTTCGCTGCTCGTGCACTGTTTTATTATTCAGATACTAAAAAAATGAATGAGAATTTCAGCTCTGTCGAAAGAAAACTCTTATTCAAAAGGCAGCCAAATTTCCTCTCTAAGTTTGTAACCCCTTACTTGTGTACTGACTTCAGTAAAAAAGAGAAAATCGAAATACTATCAAAGCATTATGATTGGTTCGAAGACAAGTTCACAACAGAAGCTCGCCATAAAATATATAACGAAAGGCTTAACCTTTTAGAGCTAGAAATCGGCGACCAAATCTACTTTCTTAACCTTAGTTTTGAAAGAAATTCGAGAAAAGAAGGTGAGCTCACTCTATCCCTTACTGATTCCATCTTGAACAAAATGTACACCATATCATTCTCTGTTTTTAACAATGACATCTACATTGGTGGCGTTCAAGGCGGAGCAAATGACAACGGTTTTAGCCGCGCATTCACAAAGGAATTTTATGGTTTAAGACCCAAGTCCTTCATGGTCGAAACCCTTCGATTAATGGCGACCAGTTTAGGCATTAATCACATCTATGCGGTCAACGAAACAGGACACGTTTCGAATTCATTACGCTATGGGAAGAAAGGAAAAGAGATAAGTCTTAAATACAACTGCTTATGGGAAGAGCACGACGGGCAACAACACGACAAATGTTTTTATGTTCTGCCTATCCAGTCAACGAGAAAAGACCTAGAGGCACTGAAACGTCAGAAACGAAAACTATATCGCGAGCGCTATGCATGGTTAGATCTGTATGAACAAGACCTTCATAACGTAATTAGTCAGCACACTAACGGTGCTGACATGCAACCAATTCAATTAGCAAAAGCTAGCGGATTTAATGCTGTTAAATAA
- a CDS encoding Crp/Fnr family transcriptional regulator has protein sequence MKIEPYSSGRFKNYLEQKSSEFKALIYQHQVSSRYFDKNDEILRQGKQLQYLYVVPAGRVSMSISAANGRRFQLGEVNCDYHIFGEMEFFTQTPCQWNVLADEHMQVDVICIQKLSEALHENPEMMFFFASALAEDYQDSMGIYTNRLLHSITYNIAYDLLVQSQTNTVLGGFDRVNQEAERFGTSSRVYRRAVKDLLDKGFINKGKQGLEIVDLQALQVFIDLYE, from the coding sequence ATGAAGATCGAACCATACTCAAGCGGACGTTTTAAAAACTACCTAGAACAGAAAAGCTCTGAATTTAAAGCTCTCATCTACCAACACCAAGTGAGTTCGCGTTACTTTGATAAGAATGACGAAATTTTGCGTCAAGGAAAGCAGCTTCAGTATCTCTATGTTGTACCAGCAGGGCGAGTTTCTATGAGTATCTCTGCGGCTAATGGGCGACGCTTTCAGCTGGGGGAAGTGAATTGCGATTATCATATCTTTGGCGAGATGGAGTTCTTCACTCAAACGCCTTGCCAATGGAATGTACTGGCAGATGAACACATGCAGGTTGATGTTATTTGTATCCAGAAACTATCAGAAGCGCTCCATGAAAATCCGGAGATGATGTTCTTTTTCGCCTCAGCACTGGCCGAAGATTATCAAGACTCTATGGGGATTTACACCAACCGTCTTTTACACTCGATTACCTACAACATTGCCTACGATTTGTTGGTGCAAAGCCAGACCAATACCGTGTTAGGCGGCTTCGATAGAGTGAATCAAGAAGCGGAACGCTTTGGCACATCGAGCCGAGTATACCGTAGAGCAGTCAAAGACTTACTCGATAAAGGCTTCATCAATAAAGGGAAACAAGGGTTGGAGATTGTTGACCTACAAGCACTTCAAGTCTTTATTGATTTGTATGAGTGA